A window of Punica granatum isolate Tunisia-2019 chromosome 8, ASM765513v2, whole genome shotgun sequence genomic DNA:
tcagttttatCCTAACATTTTGAtactttctcaattttatcccaacgttttgatagtttttagttttatcacaatcttttactgttttcttaatattatttcaaattgggataaatttaagaaattctgaaaagattgggataaaattgaggaaaaaacaaaaatattaagatagaattgagaaaatattaaaaggttGGAATACACGTCAATTCCGTCAAGCAATTAACGCGTCACGTCAGCATTTCTATTAAAAATGGACGGAATATTTACGacgggataaatttgacacAAAATCATTAACGTTAGGATaccttagaaaaaaaaattgatattgaaataaaaccaaaataacatataaaaaatgGGATATATAGTACAATTTTCTCGATGAAAATATGGTGGTCTTGAAAAGTAAAGTTTGTCAGGTACTCGTTGAATGAAGTTAGGTCTACGTTCCATGCCATCTCGGTTGCTAGCCATCTATAGGACATAGGGGCTTTATGGTTTTGTATAAGTTTttgaagaggaaaagaaaacaagctAGGAGTGGCAAGACATCAAAGGGGAGAAAATTATTGTTGAAGGGAAAACGGAACGAGGATACAAGAGCAAATATTCTATGTCCATAATTTAAATGATAACATATTCACTAGTTACAGATATCAAATCTTTCAAAAAAGTTTGGTTGAATAAATCTTTAGAAATTTAGTCGAGAAATAATGTGTGtttcatcaatatatatatgttaccGAGCATAGGTTAATTGACACTCCCTGTAAATCAATAAGGGAGTTATATATCTGGGCAGATATATTAATAATCAACTTGAAGTACTTATTCTGAGGAAAAGACACTTTACCCACTAACATTTCTATCCCGTATCATTTTCCTtgctaaaatttattttgaacCATTTCACACTAATATTTCCAAAAGTATGTCAGTTTGGCCACAAATGAATTTGTCTAATGTCATTTTGACCTTACACTCATTTTCCGCACTTCACGGTAAATGAGACCTAAACGTATGAAGCTCGCAAGATCGGCCCATTTGAGAAGGATAGCCTACAATCGAAGCCTATGACAAGACCAATTCAAATTAGCGGCAATACCCAACTCGGACCGTCGTGAAATGGATGTGCGGCTCATGAAGGGAAATCGTGAATTATTTCCAAGCCGAATTAGCGACAATACCCAACCCGGACCGCTGTGAAATGGATGGGCGGCTCATGGAGGGAAATCATGGATTATTTCCAAACGTGGTTAGAACGAATATGGACTAGATCTTGGGCACGTACGAAGATCGAGAGTGCTACAAGTAATTTCCATGTGGAAAATCAACATATATGGCGTCCATATATTGCGAAGGAAGAGAATTGGAAATGTGCCATCATTATTTTAATTGGACAATATCCTATTCTTCCATACATGGGGGCGTTCATGGAGAAAAAAATTGGAGAAGGAGACATACTTGGAAAGGAGTTGTTGCACATGGATGGCCGTACTTGGGTTGTCCTAATttccttttcatattttattcacTTTCCTTTTATCTTGCTTTGTTCAATTAGGAATAATTGGAGAATTAtagtgcgtttgattttagaattaagtagaattgagttttgattttaattggattataatagttgtattgttgaattatgagaaaaagtgtgaaaaaataatgaatagttgagagaatttagtattaaaaattgaattaaatggttaaaaaaattgaaaaaaaaagaaaaagtaataattgtattgttaatttttgttgtgtaatgaatagaattaaagttagagttaaaattttaaatatcgaccctaaaaccaaacaggctATTATTCTCCATGAGTACTAggattatattttcttttcattagaCTACGATCTTTAGGCAATAAGTCGTAGTATTTCCTTTCGTTAGAATAATTCTGCgatttcgatattttaggcTCGATTCTAGATAGATGCTTATATATATCGATCAATCTACTACTATTAACACACCATCGACATTAATCACAAAACAACTCTACACCACGTACTTTTATcttatctttattttattgCACCGCACTTCAATATCTATCTTTTCATGCACCATTCCTTTATCATGCAATAGCCTTCCGAAGGAAAAATCTGCCTATCCGTCGGCATATCCCTTCTACCCTACTCGGTTCCCGATCAATGAGGTTTACATTAACTAAGGTTCCAGCCAAAGCTTACCATTTTCGGCTCCTAATAACCGAACCCAGTACTTCATTTTACTTTCGGCTAACTCAACCGTGAAGCTATCCAACTCCTCACGAGCCATCTTAGGCCATGAGCTACATCCAAGACCAGCTTCTAGCTATCTCTCGACGTCATCCGACTGTTAGTACTCATATTGGGAAGAATCCTAGTGGCTAAATTCTCGGGTCGCGTAATCATCTGACCGTCATTATTAACCACTCCAATGATATCTTTCCTAATCCCAGTTACTGATTAGATCTATGGACTTCCGGGACTTGGCGCTACGATCTAGTATGATAAGGTCCAGGGGCGAAGCTAGGATTTCTGTCCGGGGgggcaaaaatattataataaatatatttttggggtaaaattgtaaaaattcaaagttcaggggagcaaaaatgttaaaataaacatacttttggaataaaattttaaaaaatttaaagttcagggggggcaattgccccccctgCTAATATGttggctccgcccctggtAAGGTCAACTGGTGGCTTGGCTACCAATTCTTGGGATTGCGTCCTGGTAGGCCTGGAAATACCGATTTCGTAAGAGATTCACTTAACCTATGCCGAAAGTGGAATTGAATGATTCTACGCGAAAGAATCTTATATTGAGATTGTATCACATTGCcaattaaaatttctaaaacTGATGTGTCAATTTGTTTCTTGTCACTTGCAACATTTAATTTATACCGATATTATTCACAAATAATCCAAAATCAATACATtatgatataatattttgaacaatcattatatttaaatttgaaatagaaaaagacaaagaaatgcaaagagaaattAGACGGATGGTAAAGACCCAACACCGACGACCTCGCCTGATTCATTGGTGGTGACTCAGCACCCACCGCCACCGGGTTCATCCTAGATTGGAACCCTTTCTCTTTTTACAAATGAAGAGAATGTTGTAGATCCTAACATCGGTGGTTCGATGCACGCGACCACTGTTACAATCGAGGTTATTAGCATGGGTACCCTGAAGTTTTATTTCGAATATGTGTAGAAGCTGGAGGGAAAAACATATCCGGATATGGCAGCCTTTGTTAGACTTCCATCAGTCCTCTCGcccatcttcaccttcctctgtaatttttaattaaattttttcaaacttCAAGTATATTTAATAACAAAAAGTGTAATTCCAAGACAATTTATTGAATAATTTGCTCAGAAATTTGAAGGGTTTAATTTAAGggccatattgaaacattttacAGATGGTAAAGGTCAAAGGCTTCGAAGTTTCAAACTAAATGTTAGTGATTAAAGTCAcactcttgttttttttttttttttttataatccaACTCACTGTTACCTTAAAAGTAAATGATTAGAcatagaatttctattttattatacttaaATTCATGGACTTCccatgttaaaaaaaattattaaagtgAAACATAAACTAAATGTTAGTGGGCAAAATGATATAAGTGGACTCAATTGGGGGGTGAAGTGTACCCCCcggaaaaatattttggacagAGACGAAGAATAGACAAGCTAGTTATGTTTGGTAAATCTTCCATAAGAGTTGTATAGCTTAATCGCAAGAATTTCTAGTCATTTTCCGTGAATATTGTTTAATGTGCTTTTAAATGGACCTAAATTTCTACCAATGATAATGTCACCAAGATATATCTCCGTACctaaacttttatatataccGAGAAATAAGATTGTCATTCGGTAAAGTGATACTCAGTTATGATCATATGAAATCTGATGGGTTCTGGATTCGAAATTTTTCATTATCATCAGAACTtctcatcttttttttaaatccccTTCTAGGCTCATATAGCTCTCATTTGTAACCATAGAAAAAGTTCACATTTGTTAGAAGTTACAACTGAAGTTTATTAGGACTTCGAAACCGAACACTTGCCTAGAACAAATAAATGCCCTGTCACGTGCCCAACGTACAGCTCACATGTCACTAATGAATCCAAATCAAGTAAATGTCAAATGTCTTTGCATGATTCATTGTTCATATGTACCGTTTTAATTGCACTTCCTCAATTTTCGGAATAACCTATTGTTTACACCCGTTTTTCGCACCTAATGGACGTTACGAGATCGTGACGGACGTGACACTTGGACGAGCTTAGTTGGTCAAATTTTGGGATTAATTAAGGCTTATGACTCCACATTCCCATTGGACACATGAAGAGGCCCGTTTAAAGAGGCAGTCCATGATCGAGCACTTGATGACCCGACTCGAGGATCCACAGCATTACCCGATCGAGACAACCACTGGTGGATTGGTTATTCGAGAAGAAGATTATGGTAATTTCTAGCTTGGTTGATCTGTTCATATTAGCTGACAGCTTTAGCTAAACAAATCTCACAAGGAAAGGATCCAAATTCTTTCCAAGACGAGATTGACACATGAACCTAGATATACATACGGGAAGGATGACGATTCTACATGGCTACTGGGAATTATTTCCTTGGTGAATCAAATCGGACATGAGAATAGCCAAATACACAAGGGAAGGGAACTCACGTAAGGAGATTGCGATGATTTCTTTCCTATGTGAGTTGATGCGTGCATGCAAGGCAAGAGAAGCACAGTCGGTGCCCTTGCTCAACATCTAGAGGTGTTTCCTTGGAGAGAGGATTGCATTTCGTGGAGATTGCTTGGAGATTTGATAAGAAGATTGTCTTAACTTGGCAattttcatctcttcttttcaACTACCTTGTAGCAAAAACCCGCAAACACGGACCTTCAGGGGACCATGATCCTATCCTTCCACGAGAGGCTTTAGGGCTATGACTTCACTTTCGACTGCCTCTAGCCGAGACCTACCTATAAGGAGGCATCACTCGAGTTGAGGCTTCTTAACCGAAGCTCATCCATTCGGCTACAATCAGCCGAGACACATATTCACGAGCCTTCCCTAAGTCATGACCATCATCACTTAGACCGGCTCCCAAGCCGTCTTGATATCACACAGATTGGCTTTCGAGCCGTCTCATATAAGTATTGGGCTAAACATCACACGCACGTCTTAGAGAACTTAAACGGCTTAACCCTTGAAAGTCGTGACATCGTTTGTAACACCTCTACAATCTCCCAACCGACATCATCACACCTCAGCACATCAAAAACCCAATCACTAGCTAATCCTACAGACTCCAGGGACCGTGGTGCAATGCTTTAACCAGATGAGTACGGCGGTGATTTTGCCCTCACTCACATCTTGGAACTGCACCCTGACATGTCTGGCAATCTAAACGCCACACGACAATCGGAGAGTAAATCGCAAATTCCAGGCGAAACACCGATAATGAGGCATTTCAATAAAGAGATATTTGCATACATATGTTGTAGGTTCGAAGCACATAGATATTGTAATCAAACTTACTATAACTCTGCTTATATAGCTGATAATTATAGATATATCGTTTTATATTATTGTCGCATATGTACAATATCCCTCGCTTGAGAATGGAATGACAAATCACGAATGATTATTACTAGGTACGAAGTTTTGCCTTGAAGTTGTCTTCTTCCTTCCTGTAATGAGAATGCGTATGCATGTCTTCACTGAACGCCGACATCTCTTCCTTAAATTTGTCCTGATAAAGGTATTGACTGTTTAATTCACACATTCTATCTTTGTATATTTCGCACAAACACGTTAGTAAGATGGTCCTGCGCAATGTATGAACATTGAAAATCACATTTCTAGTCCAAATGCACGACACAGACATACATATCCAACAGTGGCACATAGTAATCAGCTACAGTATATCCTCAGACAAGATTTTGTTTTTGTGATGATGATCATTAATATTATgggctcctcctcctcttctttgGTCCCTCCCCAAGCATTATAGGagcttatatttttcattttacagTCTGTTACACCATGCGCTACAACAAAACCTTCCTCAACTAACAACTTAAGGAATTACGATTCGCAACTAAGTTTGTAGGAGTTGGTTGACATATAACGTAATAAAAACAACGTGGGATTTCTCGAGTTGTTTCTTCCTCAATACATATCTCGAATTTTCTGGATTGTATCCTTGTTGCAAAGAAAAGAGCCATTGTCTTGATACCAGCTAAGCGAACCCTTAAAAGTTCGTCCATTTCTTGTAGCCTATCATGGCAACATGGTCCTAGCAAAAAGTACTCTTCCCATCTTAGCATTGAAAGACAATTCATATATCCCTCCCTTTTCAAGGAATTAAACCGATTTCGCAGAGTTACAAACCTGTATGAACATACTAGAtcccattaaaaaaaaatgacctGTTATAATTGGACTGACTTGAATTAGAATTAGTCAACTGTATAAATTCAAAAGACCTTGAAATCAAcgtgaaagaaaaaataaatcaatcacTCATACATATACAGTTTGAGATGAGGGCCCCAAAAGTTTATGGAAGGATTGCCCTAATCAGTGGATAATCCCATGAATGAATAAAGATAGCCCCACAAAGGGGACACAACCCCAGAAACTTGAATTGCCACGTGGCTTCTTCATATGTTCATAAGAAGATGACTAAAGGTGCAACGTAGCTGGCAAatgatattatttataatatatgagTTTGATACTCAATGAAAGTATTTTTTGGTTAGTACAAATGATTGTTCTAGTAGGGATcaatttcaattaataaattgataatatCTCGTTATTGATAATATCTCGCGATCGCAGcgaaacaaaattaaatatataaaaaaatttaaaatgaaagCAAAGAAcaggagagaaagagagggaagGAAGCCCATTTAGCCATTTTCCATAAGATTTTGAGCATATAAATAGATGGAATCCCATACTCCATAGTGCCAATCTCCTTATCCATAAAAGAAACTCCCTACTTGAGCTGCTGCAAACAACAGCCAGCAACAACaaatataacaaaaacacatCTCCAAGATCCTCAAAGTCTCTCCATGGCTCATGACTACGCACCGCCATCGATAGGATCGGATTTCCATAACCTCCGAACACCACCGATTCCCAGTTTCCTGGAAATGGATCCAAGCATGGATCACTTTCACTTCACGGATCAGCTGAATAATCCTACACCAACAACCACTATCCTAGACGCATCATCAGTTATCCTCCCTTCAACCTTAAACTTCCAGAATCATCCCATGATTTTCCCTGAGTTTGCGGGAAGCTTGGCGGACACTTTTCCTGGAATAGTGTTCCACCCAGCCGGAGAGCAGGTTCCGGGGCTTGCTCCCCACACGGTGCCAGCGATGGGAAATGATCAGCTCTGCGAGTCGAGAAAGAGGAAGGCTGCTGATGCTTCCGAGAGCAGCTCCGGGGTCTCGTCCCATTCTCCACCTGCTTCTGGTTTGGGGGCTAAGCGGAAGACCGTAAGCCCTCCTTTTCTGGCTTCCGGGATATTTTTGCCGGAAGATATTCCATGGCAGCAGTCAATCGATTGATCTCGTCTCTGATTTCTTCGGTGCAAATGTTGCAGGGCTCGGGAAGATCAAAGAGGATGAAGAACAGTGAGAAAGTagaagaacatcaagaagagaAACGAAAGGAAGTGGTCCATGTCAGAGCTCGAAGAGGACAAGCCACTGATAGCCACAGTTTAGCCGAAAGGGTAAACccacccgaaaaaaaaaaaatgcttcaGAAATTAATTTACCatataatatcttttttttccccataatcatgaatataaaattaacctttttttcatatttattgttAATGGAAACAGGTGAGAAGAGGGAAAATCAATGAGAGGCTCAGATGCTTGCAAGACATTGTCCCAGGATGTTACAAGGTTAAAAccacatttttttaattcatttgttatatttaaaattcttgTGTTGATTAATCGACTGATCATCAACGATTAACCGATGCTGCAGACGATGGGGTTGGCAGTGATGCTGGATGAGATAATTAACTATGTGCAGTCCTTGCAGAATCAGGTTGAGGTGAGGCAGATGAACAACctagataaataaattaattgacctttttttttgggataagtaTTAATTGACCATTATTTACTGagaattgattaattataagTTATCCTCCAAAAAGAGGCAATAAATGAATATTTCTGGTGTTTCAGTTCCTATCAATGAAGCTCACAGCAGCAAGTTCATTCTATGACTTCAACTCAGAGTCAGATGCTATTGACAAAATGCAGGTGTGatgaattaaatatataacagctatatatatgttctgcGATGTTATGCATACATATCCAATCGAATCGCGAAAGAAAGGATTTTGATATCGGGTTTCGGGTGCAGAGGGCAATGGCAGGGGAAGCAAAAGAGTTGCAGAGGATGGCTAGAGAAGGGAGCAATGGATCAGGACATCAATCTAATAACTTCCACTCAACATCATCACCATGGCACCCCTAAGGCTGGCTTACTACATCTATGGTTTCCCAATTGCCAATACAAACagatcaagaagaagaagattaattAGTCTTCaagattacatatatatatcttttcacACCATGAGAAAGATTCATTCTTGTAACCTTAACCTCATTAATTTGAGGGCATTTGATCATATACAGAAgtaaaaaaggggaaagaacAACTTTAATTGTGTATGGAGTTGCTCGGTCGTGTTATCGGTTTTTACTCGCTAGGTTAAGATTATTAGGCGTGTTTGTCGATATGTTGTATTAATTGAGAAGATTACGTACATGTTTTACTGACTTTGGAAGAATTACACATCCTTCCTTATATATCGGGTTGTTCTTTTGGTATATCAGCAGAAATGTGCCCGAACCTAGTCCCATATAGGTGTCGGGGGCGGACAATAACTACAATTTATAACAGTCACGAAACATTACATTCGGTCTCATCCaagtataaaagaaaaaaaaatgcataaagatcATTAAACAATATTTTGATGTGCAGATCGCACTTCGAGCATTTCGTTTCTACAACCAATCAGGGCAAGAAAATTCGTATCGAGGTAACAACTttggaaacatatatatatagctatatTTCATAATTACTTTATTAAACATCTTAACTAatgtgttattattattattagtatatTGTAGgtcgaatatatatatatatatctaatttaaTTAGCTTGATTAAgatcaattaaataaataaaagtcgGAAATCAGACAAGATATCTCCCTAAGCAAAGACCCAAATCGGCCAAAACACTAATGAACATGAAAATGACTTGATTGGACTTGAAATATGTTGTGCTTCATGAATGTTCATTATCGCACAGTGATTGCAGCATGGTCCATATAAATGATTTTTGGACATTCTGAAATGAAATTTCACagacacacatacatatatatatatatatatccttttaTATTCCTTCCcaaatttttttccccttccccTTAGCATGCAGTTAAATTGAGAGAGACGTGGCCTTTGTACTTGGCCTCTTTGACCATTTTCGTCCCTTCCTAGACAGAATTCCATCGAGCGCgtccatacatatatataattcaattttatgGGGTCATGAGTTGCATCAATTTCCTAATTAATTTGAC
This region includes:
- the LOC116187360 gene encoding transcription factor BEE 1, whose product is MAHDYAPPSIGSDFHNLRTPPIPSFLEMDPSMDHFHFTDQLNNPTPTTTILDASSVILPSTLNFQNHPMIFPEFAGSLADTFPGIVFHPAGEQVPGLAPHTVPAMGNDQLCESRKRKAADASESSSGVSSHSPPASGLGAKRKTGSGRSKRMKNSEKVEEHQEEKRKEVVHVRARRGQATDSHSLAERVRRGKINERLRCLQDIVPGCYKTMGLAVMLDEIINYVQSLQNQVEFLSMKLTAASSFYDFNSESDAIDKMQRAMAGEAKELQRMAREGSNGSGHQSNNFHSTSSPWHP